CCGTAGGACTCTTCGATGTCTCTCATATGGGTAAGTTTGAGCTAAAAGGCAGTGGTGCACAAGACTTTCTGCAAGAGATGCTCAGCAATGATGTTGCGGCACTCATACCCGAGCGTGCACAATATAATGTGATGCTCTATGAAAATCATTCAGAGATTCCTGATGGTGGCATCATCGATGATCTCATCGTGTATTGTGTCTCGCCTGTGCATTACCTTTTAATTGTCAATGCGAGCAATACTCAAAAAGATTTTGCGTGGCTGAACGCACATCTCCCAAATAATCTTACGCTCACAGATTGTTCAGACGAGCTGACGCTGCTGGCACTTCAAGGCAAACACGCTGAACAGACACTGCAAAAACTTACGCGTCTGAACCTCTCACAAGTGCGCTATTACGGGTTTGTATATGGTAAGGTCGCAGGTGTAGAGATGTATGTGGCACGAACTGGCTATACCGGCGAAGATGGTTTTGAGATATGCTGTCCCAACGAATTTGCTGAAGAGCTCTGGAATGGCTTGCTTGAAGCTGGCAAGGAGTTTGGGATAAAACCCATTGGGCTTGGGGCACGCGATACACTTCGTCTTGAAATGGGCTATGCGCTCTACGGGCACGAAATTGACGAAACAACAAACCCGATTGAAGCAGGATTAGGCTGGATAACCAAACTAAACAAGCCATCGTTCAAAGGAAAAGAAGCGTGCCTTAAAGCAAAAGCAAACCCAAAACGCAAGCTAGTTGGCTTCGAGATGAGTGGCAGAGCCATAGCACGACAAGGGTTTGAAATCACCACACAAAGCGGAGAGAGAATCGGCAAAGTCTGCAGTGGAACGCTTTCACCGACACTGAACAAGCCGATTGGCACAGGATATGTTGCACTCGAGTACAGCGAGCCAAACTCGCTGATTTATATCACGGTAAGAGAGAAGCGCGAGGAGGCACGCGTGGCGGCGTTGCCTTTTCTTTCAAAAGAGCGGCGACAGGCTGCATACAACGCAGAAAAAATCTCAAAGACTTTTTCATGAAAAACGGCTAATGAAAATTGATGTTTTTTTACACCAGAAGGTTTTGATGATGACTACCTGCGCGAACGGCATGCCGTTGTAATAGATGTGCTGCGCGCAAGTACGACCATTATCACAGCGCTGCAGAACGGCGCAAAGGAAGTCATTGCCTTCTCAGACATTGCTCAAGCACGCGCGGCGATGGAGGAGCACAATGCCGAAAAACCCTTGCTCTGCGGAGAGCGATATGGAAAAATCATTGAAGGCTTTGACCTAGGTAATTCTCCTGAAGAATTTTCAGAAGAAGTCGTTTCTGGCAAGACACTTTTCTTTTGCACCACGAATGGTACGCGCGCATTGCTTAAAGCAAAAGCTGCAAAAACTATACTACTTGCTGCCTTCATCAATCTTTCAATCGTAAAGGAATTTCTTGTCAAGCCAGAAAATATCGAGTACAATTTAGCAATCATCTGCTCTGGCAAAGAAAATCGTTTCTCGCTGGAAGATGCGCTCTGCGCTGGATTGCTGGTCGATAAACTGCTTGCCGACAAAAAAGCGCAGGTGATGTCCATCTCGGATTCAGCACTAGCAGCGCGCATTCTCTACGAAAAATTTCGCGGCAATGAACTGGCGGCGCTCAAAGAAAGCGATCATGGCAGATACTTGACGTCGATTGGATTTGCAAAGGATATCGAACTTGCCGCAAAGTTGGACATCACACAAGCCTTGCCGATTCTGGAAGAAAATGCGCTGCGTCTCTATAAACTTGAGACCAAAAAATTCAAGCGCGTTGATTAAATTGAGCCGCATTACAATTTGAGGGCTTATCTGCAGCAGGCGCACATGTCGTGTGTGCTTGCTGCATAGCTTTTAACCAAATTTCAAATTGTAATGCCACAAACTGAAAAAAATACAGACACACCAACTTCGTCAGCAACAAAGCCAAGGCGTAAACCCACAAAGAAAGCAAAGGGTGCACTACTGGCTGCACTCTCACAGCGTCAGCATGAAATTCTGGGTACAAGTATTTTGATGCTCTCCCTGCTGCTGCTGATTGCAATTGTGGCTTACTCACCTGATGATGATTCCGTCATTGAAAACGTCTCACTCTTTGAGTTCTTCTCCGAAGTAGGCAAACTTGCTGCAGCACGCCTGCGCAACCCGCTCGGTTTTTTTGGCGCAAAACTCTCTGGTTTCCTCGTGCAATCCGTTTTAGGCTATCCTACTGCAATTTTAGTGTTGGTATCGGGCTACTGGGGCTGGACACTCTTTCGTCAAAATGGCTACGAGAAAGCGGCATTTGCTACAGTGTATGCCGTGCTCTTCTCAATCTTGGTGGCGTCGCTCTTTGGGCTCACGCACTTCTCATTTAGTCAAGTGATGTCGGGCACGATAGGGCGTTTCGTTGCAGCTTTTCTTACCGCTGCTATCGGCAAATTTGGAGCATGGGCAATTCTGCTGGCGCTGCTTGCTGCAACTATAGTACTCTTCATTGATCTCGACGTGCAGAAAACTGCTGACCGCGTTCTCTATCTCTTCCGCAACAAAGCAACAGAAGCTCAAGTGCGATTCAAAGAGTGGTATCAAGCCCGTCAGATGCGCCGTAAAGCCGAGCAAGATGCCAAGCAAGAAAATGACCGTGAAGAAATCGAAGAGCATGAACTTACACCACCACAGAGCAACACACCTGAAACGGAAAAAAGCAGGCTGAAGTCTGAGGCAAGTATAGCCGCTGAAAAGCATGAGCCAATTTTGCCAAAAACAGAACAAAGCATCATGCCGCCACGTGAGAAAGTGCCAACAGTCGTGATGTCAAGCCCGCTTGTAGCAGAGAGTGAAGCAAAGACGGGCAGAGCACTAAGCAGAGAAGAGCAACAAAGCAGCATGGTGGTGGAATTACCAATAAAGACAGAAAGTCAGTGTGCAGAATCGCAATTTGAGTGCAAGCCACAAGCAAAAGAGGCTACACACAGCACAGATGCACAAGGCAAAACAATCCGCATAGGGCAGAAAAGCGATGAGGAAGACAACCCCTTCAGCGATATCGATCTTGAAAAGAAACTCAGTGAAGCCGAAGCCCAAGCGTTTAACATGCTGGCAGTAAGAACCACAACTAACTGGGCAAAAGCATTCACAAAAGAATTTGACAACGAAATTGACGATGTTCTAAAAGAATTTTTGAGTAAAAAATCAAGCATCATAAGCACTCAACAAGAGGAAATTGCAGGGGCAGCGGAGCAAAAAGCCGTGTTGGATGAACAAGAGCCTCAAATCACTATCATTGAACCTGTAAAAGATGTGGCGGCAGATTTAGACGATAGAACACTGGAGGTTAAAACAAAAGAGAAATTTATTTATCAATTCCCTTCGGTAGATTTATTGATTGAGCCTGAACCTGAACAGGATACCGTGTCGCTGGAGGAACTTGAAGAAAACAAGCGCAAACTTTTAGAGAAATTGCGCATCTATAAAATTGAAATCACGCGCATTGAAGCGACGGTAGGACCAAGGGTTACGCTCTTTGAACTTGAACTTGCACCGGATGTGAAAGTTAGCCGCATTGTGGCACTGCAAGATGACCTTGCAATGGCGATGGCAGCACGCGGTATTCGCATCATTGCGCCAATTCCAGGCAAAAATGCAGTTGGCGTTGAGATTCCTAATGCCAAGTCGCATATCGTACGCATTAAGTCGTTACTCAATAGCGAGAAGTTCAAAAGCTCCAAATTCAAACTGCCAATTGCCTTTGGCAAAACGATAGCAAATGAAATTTTTATCGACGACCTTGCTAAGATGCCGCACCTGCTTGTAGCTGGTGCAACAGGGTCAGGCAAATCGGTTGGCATCAATACCATACTGACCAGTCTACTCTATTTCTGCTCACCAGAGCAAGTCAAATTTTTGTTAATTGATCCTAAGCGTGTGGAGCTCTTTCCGTATCAACGTCTGAAGCATCATTTTCTTGTGAAGTTTCAGGACTTGGAGGAGCAGATTATCACCGATACCAGCAAAGCTGTATATGCGCTCAAATCCGTCGAGAAAGAAATGGATAATCGTTACGAGCGCTTGGCAAAAGCGGGGGTACGAAATCTGCAAGCCTTCAACGAAAAAATTTCCTGATGATGCTCTGCCGTTTATTGTGGTTGTCATTGATGAACTTGCCGATATGATGATTACCGCTGGGCGTGAAGTGGAGGAGCCAATTGCACGGTTAGCGCAACTGGCACGTGCGGTTGGAATTCATTTAGTGGTTGCTACACAGCGTCCATCTGTGGATGTAATCACGGGAGTCATTAAAGCCAATTTCCCTGCGCGCATTGCCTATCAAGTCGCTAGCAAAGTAGACTCACGCACGATTTTAGATACAATGGGCGCAGAGCAACTCTTGGGCAATGGCGATATGCTCTACTTACCTGCAACACAACCTAAGCCAATTCGCTTGCAAAATGCGTTTGTCTCAACAGAAGAAGTTGAAGCGGTTACGGATTTTATTTATGCGCAGAAAGGCGTCGATCTGTCGTATCCCTTGCCCGCACCGGATGTGAAATCTGCAACTAAATCTGCCAGCGAGTTTGGCGATGATGAGGAGGAAAGCAGCGGGGAGCGCGATAAAATGTTTAATGAAGCAGCGCGTTTGGTGGTAAGACATCAGCAGGGAAGTGTCTCGCTCTTGCAGCGGCGATTAAAGTTAGGTTTTGGACGCGCTGCACGCATCATGGACCAGTTAGAAGAACATGGAATTGTGGGACCGCCAGATGGTAGCAAGCCACGTCAAGTCTTGGTGCAGTCCGAAGAGGAATTAGAGATGCGCCTTGCTGATTTAAGCTGATGCGATTTAAGTCAATGCTGTAACGCTGTGAAAACAAAGAGCCTGCAGTTGTGCAGGCTCTTGTCGCTATTGAGAAGCAAACCAGAGGGCTTATTTCTCCTCTACCGTCTCATCGGTTTCCTTGTCAGCCGTTTCCTTGCTTGTGTCTACGAACACAAGACAGTCGTTTTTCTTGCTGTATTTGATTTTAATTGAGCTGCCTTCTGTAAATTTGCCTTTAAGGATTTCTTCAGCCATCGGGTCTTCGACATATTTTTGAAGTGCGCGACGAAGCGGACGCGCGCCGAATTGTTGGTCATAGCCTTTTGTAACAAGGAAATCTTTTGCGGCTTTAGTAAACTCAATGGAGATGCCCATATCGCGCACACGCTTGAAGAGTTTCTCGACTGAAATATCGATGATGCGATAGATGTGCTCTTTTTCGAGTTGATGGAAGACAATCACATCATCAATACGGTTGAGAAATTCTGGGTTGAAGACTTTTTTGAGCGCATCTTCAATTGTGGATTTCATGTTGTCGTATTTACTCTTCTCGCTTGGTTGCGTGAAGCCCATGCCCATACCCATATTCTTGATGTCGCGCGCACCGATGTTGCTAGTCATGATGATAATGGTGTTGCGGAAGTCGACGCGTCGACCGAGTCCATCAGTAAGAATACCATCATCTAGGACTTGCAAAAGAATGTTGAAGACATCGGGATGTGCTTTTT
The sequence above is drawn from the [Chlorobium] sp. 445 genome and encodes:
- the gcvT gene encoding glycine cleavage system protein T, which gives rise to MKHTPLYHIHCKLGAKLIEFGGYEMPVQYSSIIEEHHTVRCAVGLFDVSHMGKFELKGSGAQDFLQEMLSNDVAALIPERAQYNVMLYENHSEIPDGGIIDDLIVYCVSPVHYLLIVNASNTQKDFAWLNAHLPNNLTLTDCSDELTLLALQGKHAEQTLQKLTRLNLSQVRYYGFVYGKVAGVEMYVARTGYTGEDGFEICCPNEFAEELWNGLLEAGKEFGIKPIGLGARDTLRLEMGYALYGHEIDETTNPIEAGLGWITKLNKPSFKGKEACLKAKANPKRKLVGFEMSGRAIARQGFEITTQSGERIGKVCSGTLSPTLNKPIGTGYVALEYSEPNSLIYITVREKREEARVAALPFLSKERRQAAYNAEKISKTFS
- a CDS encoding 2-phosphosulfolactate phosphatase gives rise to the protein MRERHAVVIDVLRASTTIITALQNGAKEVIAFSDIAQARAAMEEHNAEKPLLCGERYGKIIEGFDLGNSPEEFSEEVVSGKTLFFCTTNGTRALLKAKAAKTILLAAFINLSIVKEFLVKPENIEYNLAIICSGKENRFSLEDALCAGLLVDKLLADKKAQVMSISDSALAARILYEKFRGNELAALKESDHGRYLTSIGFAKDIELAAKLDITQALPILEENALRLYKLETKKFKRVD